The genome window GTCAGCAAATCTTTCGACTGCGCTGACGCCTTCGCGAGCAGGCTCGCTCCCACCAAGGTGATATGGGTCAGGAAGAGATCACTCTTCCTCGGTGCCTTCCGCGCGCCAGTAGCCGACCGCCTTGATGAACTGTTCATCGAGCCCATGCTCATCGATCAGCACCCGGCGAATCTGCCGCGAGACCTTGGTTTCGGTCGCCACCCAGGCATACAGATTGCCCTTGGGCACTTGCAGTTGCTTGACGGTAGTCAGCAGATTGTCCTTGCCACCTTCACGCAGCACCCAGATCACATTGAACTGCGCCGGGCTTTCCAGCACTTGCTGCTCGGCACCGTTTTCCACCTCGATCACCACCAGCGCCCGGCGATTTGCCGCCAGACCTTCGAGGCGGCGGGCGATGGCGGGGAGGGCGGTTTCGTCGCCGATCAGCAGGTAGCTGTCGAAGATGTCCGGCACGATCATCGAACCGCGTGGCCCGCCAATGTGCAGGAACTGCCCCGGTTGCGCCTGCTCGGCCCAAGTCGAGGCAGGGCCGTCGCCGTGCAGGACGAAATCGATGTCCAGCTCCATTTTTTCCAGGTCGTAACGACGCGGCGTGTAGTCGCGCATCTCCGGCATCGGCCCATTGTCCTTGCCGGCGCCCAGTTGCATCGTCTCCAGCGC of Pseudomonas triticicola contains these proteins:
- a CDS encoding siderophore-interacting protein, which translates into the protein MTAVDTQTIHRVMHEIKRRKLEVLRVTDLTPRMRRITLGGPELAGFISLGTDDHVKLLFPQNAEQAAALETMQLGAGKDNGPMPEMRDYTPRRYDLEKMELDIDFVLHGDGPASTWAEQAQPGQFLHIGGPRGSMIVPDIFDSYLLIGDETALPAIARRLEGLAANRRALVVIEVENGAEQQVLESPAQFNVIWVLREGGKDNLLTTVKQLQVPKGNLYAWVATETKVSRQIRRVLIDEHGLDEQFIKAVGYWRAEGTEEE